AGATAACAAACATTCCAGTGTGTTTGTTTTGAATGCACGAATGTACGGATGATTTTTATTTTGATACCACCTGACCTGACTGGCTTTGAAAACCTGTCCGGATATCAATCCTCTCGGGTCTCATAAAAATATGTAATTTTGCAGCCCCTGAAGGAGGATCAACAGCTATGCTAACATTACTAAAAAAGGAAATCAGCGGATTTTTCAGCTCAATTACAGGCTATATCGTTATTTCTGTTTTCCTGCTGATCAACGGTTTGTTCCTCTGGGTGTTTCCGCTGCAATTCAATATCCTCGATTTTGGCTATGCCAGCCTTGAAAATCTGTTCATGCTTTCTCCGGTAGTATTTCTTTTTTTGATCCCGGCCATCACCATGCGTATGTTTGCCGAAGAAAAACGTTCGGGAACAATTGAAATGCTAATGACCAAACCCCTCACCGATCTACAGATCATTCTCTCGAAATATCTTGCCGGCGTTTTGCTGGTTGTGATTGCCCTCTTGCCAACGCTCATTTATTTTTTCTCGGTTTGGTATTTAGGATCACCACAAGGGAACGTAGACATGGGCGGAACCTGGGGTTCGTACATCGGTTTGCTTTTGTTGGGAGCGGCATTTGTTGCCATTGGCCTGTTTAGCTCTTCCATCACCGATAACCAGATTGTCTCTTTTATCATATCGGTCTTTCTGTGCGGGTTTGCTTACATTGGTTTCGAATTTATTTACTCACTCGATCTGTTCGGAAATTTTGATCTTTTCATACAATCCCTGGGAATCAATGCGCATTACACCTCGCTGAGCCGCGGCGTGATTGACACGCGCGATGTGCTTTACTTTCTGAGTTTGATAGGGCTGTTTATTTTACTCACGAAAATATCTCTTGAAAGCCGCAAATGGTAAACGAAACACAAGGGAAAAACTACCGGAAATGAGCGAAAAGAAAAAGAATATACGCCGCAATAATATCATTCAGCTTTTGCTGAGCCTGGCCATCATTGCTGTGATTAACGTGATCGGCTCCTACGTTTTTACCCGTTTCGACCTGACCAGCGAGAAACGCTACACCCTTTCTGATGCCACCAAACGCATGCTGCGCGAACTGGATGATATCGTTTATTTTAAGATTTACCTCGATGGGGAATTCCCTGCCGGATTCAAGCGACTTCGCAACAGCACACGCGAAATGCTGGATGAGTTCCGGGCTTACAGCGACAATATTCAATATGAATTCATCAATCCATCAGCACTAAGCAATCAGGAAGAACGCAATGCACTATACGAAGAATTGGTTCGTGATGGCCTGACCCCAACGGAACTGTTTGTGAACACCAGCGAAGGCCGTAAGCAGCAGCTCATTTTCCCCGGCGCCATTGTAACTTACAAACAGCGCCGGTTGCCCTTGCATATCCTTACTTCTCAGCCCGGTTCGCAACCCGAAGAGGCATTGAATAAAAGCATACAAAATCTGGAATATAGCATTTCAAGTGTGATCCGCAGGCTTTCTTCCACATCACAACCGAAAATCGCGTTCATTGAAGGGCATGGAGAACTTGAACCCATTCACCTGGCCGGGGCCGCTGAGACTTTGCGTGAATATTATACGATTGAACGCGTTAAAATTGACGGGCAGATCAATAGCCTTACAACGAGAACCGAAATTGATTCCCTGAACTACCGCATTAGCAATAAATTTGAGGCCATCATTATTGCGAAGCCCATGCAGCCTTTTGATGAGAAAGACAAATTTGTGATTGACCAGTTTATCATGCATGGCGGCAAAGTGCTTTGGTTCATTGACCCTGTTTTTGCAACAATGGACAGCCTGCAGCATGCGAACCAAACTGTTGGAGTAAGCAATGATATCAATATCAGCGACCAATTGTTCCGTTATGGGGTCAGGCTTAACAATAACCTGGTCATGGATTTGCAGGCGCTGCCAATTATGGTGGTAACCGGAGGGGTAGGGGG
The genomic region above belongs to Bacteroidales bacterium and contains:
- the gldF gene encoding gliding motility-associated ABC transporter permease subunit GldF produces the protein MLTLLKKEISGFFSSITGYIVISVFLLINGLFLWVFPLQFNILDFGYASLENLFMLSPVVFLFLIPAITMRMFAEEKRSGTIEMLMTKPLTDLQIILSKYLAGVLLVVIALLPTLIYFFSVWYLGSPQGNVDMGGTWGSYIGLLLLGAAFVAIGLFSSSITDNQIVSFIISVFLCGFAYIGFEFIYSLDLFGNFDLFIQSLGINAHYTSLSRGVIDTRDVLYFLSLIGLFILLTKISLESRKW
- the gldG gene encoding gliding motility-associated ABC transporter substrate-binding protein GldG, whose protein sequence is MSEKKKNIRRNNIIQLLLSLAIIAVINVIGSYVFTRFDLTSEKRYTLSDATKRMLRELDDIVYFKIYLDGEFPAGFKRLRNSTREMLDEFRAYSDNIQYEFINPSALSNQEERNALYEELVRDGLTPTELFVNTSEGRKQQLIFPGAIVTYKQRRLPLHILTSQPGSQPEEALNKSIQNLEYSISSVIRRLSSTSQPKIAFIEGHGELEPIHLAGAAETLREYYTIERVKIDGQINSLTTRTEIDSLNYRISNKFEAIIIAKPMQPFDEKDKFVIDQFIMHGGKVLWFIDPVFATMDSLQHANQTVGVSNDINISDQLFRYGVRLNNNLVMDLQALPIMVVTGGVGGQPQQSFLAWDFFPLMTPLIDHPIVNNVDAIMGHFVSTIDLIESPDIEKTILLTTSQYSRVANTPVLISLDMLRMEPDESLYNQSYQPVVVLLEGNFESLYRNRIPPEISDDKSIGFRESGLPAKMLVVADGDMIRNQIHRTQRQPLPLGYDQDTRQQFGNREFLLNAVNYLCDDSGIIAVRSREIKLRMLDGLKVQNNKVFWQAFNALTPILIILIFGIAWSVQRKRKYTSKA